TTGAGGCAAGAAGCCTGTTTTCCGTATTGATTTCGGCCAGTCTGCTGCTAACCACATTATTTTCCCTGGAATTAATAAGAAAAAGAGAGCTTTCCCCAAAGGAAAACAATTTTTCTTCCGATGAAAGCATTACGGTATAATCCTTTACAAGCTCAGCTGCGGTTAGCTGCTGTTGGTTAAGCGATTCAATTTCTGCACTATAAGTAAGGATTTTATTTTTTAGCGCTACACGTTCCAATTCCAGATCCAGTTGGCCATCCTGGATTTTCAGTTTGGCTAGCTGCAATGAACCTCTTTCTTTACGAAGGAACAAAGGGAAACTGAAATTTAGACCTATCTTATAATCCTGAAACCTGTAATCTGTAAAATAGGCTGGCTCAGAAAGATAATTGTAGCTTACATTCATTTCAGGGAGTAGCATGTTTGCCTTGTAACGACGTTCAATTTCGAGCATACTCAATTTACTTTGCAAAGACTGTATTTTAGGATGGCTGTCTAAAGCAGCGGACGGGTTTAATTGTAAATTGGTGTTCAGGCTGGTATCGACACTGTTTCTGACATTTTCTTCCGGCGTGATATTCTCTTCGAGTTCAACGGGAACATTATCAATCCATAGAAAGTTGGACAATTCCAGTCGTGATTTTGTAAGTTTTAGCTGGGCATCTTTTAGGCTTAGCTCACGTGTCTTAACCAAAATACCCGCTTCTACGCTGTCAATTGCCGGTTTATCGCCGGTTTCTATAAGACGTAATATCCCATCGTAGCGCTTCTGTGCATATTCCAAATAGGTTTTATATAACTCTGCTTCATCAAATGCTCGCTTCCAGTTAAAATAGGCCAGGGATGCCTCATATATGACATCTGTTGTCTCCATTTTTTGCTCTGCGGCACTGAGTTGAAGTTGTACTTTTGCCATCCTGACATCAGCCATCCGTTTATTGATAAAAAGTCCCTGTCCCAAAGGGATGGATATTCCTATGGAAGTCAGACCATTGTTAGGTGTTGTATTTTGTGGATTTACATACAAGCCTTCGCTGTTATCAAATGCAGCTTTAATTTCAATTCCATACCAGGTAGGTATCTTAAAAGTACTTTTTAGCAGTGAATAATAATTCTTATCCTTAAAATCCTTCTGATCATAATCTACCTCAATTTTAGGGTCAAATCCACCACGGGCTGTCAAAAGCTCGGCTTCAGATTTGCTGAGCATCAATCCGGATTGCCTCACAAGCGGATGGTATTTCTTTACATAACCAATATATTCGCTAAAGCTAAGCTCTTTTTCTTTGAATGATTGAGCCTTAATGTGATAGCTAATCAGTATCAATAAGATTATAAAAACTCGTTTCATCATTTTTCTTTAGAATTCTGATTTTGGGAATGCTGGTAATAATTAGGAGGAAATCCGTTGAGTGTTCTCCAGATTTCAAACCATATCGGTACGGTATCAAGCAGGGTTATAGTCTGTACTCCGGCACCAATGCTGAGTTGTTTTGGCCATGGAGCCTCATTTTTGTCTGGTGCGATCAGCACTCTGTACTTGCCATTCGGACTGATGAAATTTTCAATAGCAACTATCCTGCCTCCAAATGTACCATAGGACATACCCGGCCATCCGGAGAAAACGATGGTTGGCCACCCGTCGAACCATACCCGAACTCTGTCGCCTTTTTTAAGCAGGGGAAGATCAATAGGCTTAACATAGGTCTCAACCGCAATTTCGTAGCTTGCCGGCATTATACTGACAACAGGCATACCTTCTTTTATAGTTTCGCCAATCCCTGATTGTAAGGCACGGTTAACAAAACCACTTTGGGGTGCTTTTATGTAATACATGCCATTGCGTATACTGTAATTGACATACTGGTTTTCGAGCTTTGATACCTGAGCTTCTGTATCATACTGGCTGCTTAGTGCTGTAAATTTATCACTGCTTGACTTTGCAATTTTTTCATTGTATTCTGCCGTTATCCTTCCAATCTCGACTTTCGCATTAATGAGCTCGTTTCTTGCGGTAAGCAATTTATTTTCCTGAGTGATGATCTTGGCTTGCGCATCCTGGAGTTTAAGGCGTTTTTCTTCCACATCAGTAAGAGGCTTCAGGCCATCCTTATTGAGCTGTACAGAACGGTCAAATTGCGTGTTGGCAATTTTTAGCTGCGTCTTGACTGCCTCCAGATCAATACTGTCGCTTTTAACCTTTAAAACTGCCTGCCTGATTTTGTTGGTGGCCTGCTGTATTTTTAGGTTCTGCTCCTTCGAAAGTGCGCTCATTTGAGATTCCAGTGATTTTACCTTACCATCATACGACTGCAGGGCGCTTTTTTTTGCATCTACCTGCTGTTTGGTATTTTTTACCAGGTTCGGATCAAAATAATCTTCTTTAATTTCTGAAATATAGAGTATCGTATCGCCTTTCTCTACAAAATCTCCTTCCTGGACATACCATTTTTCGATTCTACCTGCTATGGCAGTATGGATGGTCTGCGGACGCTGATTTGGCTTTAGTGTTGTGACTGCCCCGTTGCCGGAAACATTTTGTGTCCAGGGAAGGAATAGCAACACTATACCCAATAGGCACAGTCCGATGATTATCCTTTTCAATATCTTATAATGCGGCCTGTCTGACAATTGCTTTATTGTACTTAAGTGCTGCATTGACTCAATTCGCACTTTTTTATTATTCGAAATATTTAGCATGGCGTGAAGTATTGATCGTTAATTATCTTGCCGTTTTCCATTGTAATGCGCCTTGTTGCTCCTTCTTCCCAATGTAAACTGGCAGAAGAAACCACTACGGTCCAGGGATTTTTATCTGAAAAAATAAATTTTATGATTGCTTTTGTGGCTTCGTTATCCATACGGTCTGTCGGATCCTCATAAAATAGAATCGATGGTCTGTGAACGATACTTCGCGCAAGTAATATCTTTTGGGCGTTTGAAGAAGAGAGGTGCCTTCCTTCCGGGAAAATTTTGGTGTCGAGACCATCTGGCAGCGATTTTACAAAATCGGTTAATTGTACCGCATCGAGGGCCCAACGCAAATCTTCCATGGTAATTGAAGGATTGTTGAAAGTAATGTTTTCACGAATAGTTCCTTCAAAAGGCGTTTCACCCTGAATAATGTATCCAATCCTTGCACGGTAGGAGGCCGGATCAATTTTTAACAAGGAATCATCATTTATGGATAGTACACCTGATGTTGGCTGTAACAGGCCGGAAAGTATCCTTATTAATGTAGTTTTACCTGCTCCGTTATTTCCTTGCAATAGTATTTTTTCACCGGGTAAAATCTGAAGATTCACATTTTTGAGTGCGTCTTTTTTTGCATCAGGATAATGGAAGCGGACATTTTCTGCTGCAATAGTCATTTCGGCTCCTTCCGGAAGGACATCACTGTATTTTTCATCGTCAAGATCCATATCAGATACCTGGCCAATCTTTTCAACAGAGGTAAGCACATCATAAAAGCTTTCAAGTCCTATAATGATTTTCTCAACAGAATTAATCACAAGGAGGATTACAATTTCTGCAGCGACAAACTGCCCGATATTCATTTGCTGGTTGATTACCAGAAATCCCCCAATCAGAAGAAGTCCGGCTGTAATGATGATCTTAAAGATAATCAATTGGATGAACTGCCTCCTGATAATATTAAAGTGCTGTTCGCGATACTTAAGATATCCTTCTACTAATGTATTATTTTTATCCAGCGCAAAGTTAAAGTTTAGGATTGTCCTGAAAGAGGAAGTATTTCTGGCAATTTCCTGCAACCAGTCTGCCGCTTTATATTTGTACTTTGACTCGCTCAAACTCGTCTCCAGACCCGGCCGGTAGGAGAATTTAAAAATAAGGTACAATAATATAATCAGCAGTATTCCAAAGAGAATAAAGAATGGATGGTATAATGACAGTAGTATTATACCAAAGCCAATTTGCAGCAAGGCGGACGAGAAGTCAATGAGAAGTTTAGAAACACCTTTTTGTATGGACATGGTATCAAAAAATCTGTTGGCTATCTCTGGAGGATACACATTAGTATGCGTTTCTCCAAAACGGATCTTGGGAAGTCTGTAGGCAAATTCAAAGGACGACCTGACAAAAATCTTTTGCTGTAAATTTTCGGTTATTCGCAATTGCATTAATGACAGTATGCCTACAAGGGCTACACCGGCAATAACAAAAATTACGAGGACAATCCAGGAAACACTCACTCTTCCGCTTTGTATAAAGTTGATAATTGCCTGTATGCCCAGCGGTAATGACAAGCTGATAAACCCTGCAAACAAGGCATAGAAAAATATCTGTGAAACGTCCTTACTGTCGAGTCGTAAAAGGCTGAAAAATCGTTTGGCTGGTGTCATTTTTTACTTATTTAACGATGTGATGAGATATAAATAGAAATCAGTGGGGCTGACTTTTTCATTGCAGTCCGTGATCGTTTTGAAATGGTCTTTAATAAAATGCTGATGGAGCGAACCTTCCACAATACTTGATGCAAAAGATTTTGGATAGGGAAAATCAGGGTTTAAATCAATAATCATTGCTACAATTCTATTAATTACCTGCTTGTAAATTAAGAAAAAACCTTCCTTATTTTCTTCATCAACTTCTTTGGTCAAAAAAGTCTTGGTAAATTCGGCAATAATAATACGGTTTAATACAGATTCATCAATGTAGTCCGTGCTTGCGTCATCTTTTATTTGTTCGGTTACAAGCGTTATGGCCTGGCGCAGCTTTTCGGAAGGATCAGAAATATTAGCTGTAGCAAATACTATCCTGTATTCCATCCAACTCCAATACCAGGAAGAAAGGTATACTAGCAGCTTATGCTTATTTTCGAAGTAACGGTATAGCGAACTTTCATTAGAACCGATACGTTCTCCAAGTTTCTTAAAAGTGAAGTTGTCAAATCCCACTTCATCAATAAGTTTGATACTTTCCTGAACGATTTTACGTCCCAGCTCGGAAGTTTGCGGATCCTTGAGGTAAATTTTTGGATTTACCTGGATTTTTAAATGCGCTAGTAAACTTTTCATTTTGTAAAATTTACACGCAAAATTAATAGTAATGCTATTATGTTTGAAATTATTAATAGTATTTAACTTTTGTTTAGGTTTTAAAATTTACATACCATAGAAACTTTATTAAATAAGGAAGTTTAAGTCTTAAAAATTACATATTTATCGTTTCCTTTTTCTGCATCGTTCACTGCAATATCTTACATTATCCCAATCTTTTTTCCATTTTTTTCTCCAGGAGAAGGATAATCCACAGTGAATGCAAGTTTTTGTTGGGAGGTTTGATTTTGCGACACGTTTCAACGCTTGGAGATTTTATTGTTTGTAATAATTCGTTGCCTGCTGCACTTAAAGCGCGTGATACCTTGAAAGCGTCTGGATGCATGTTTTGTTTTGCACTGTTCAATCCGGCTTCGCCAATTTCTGTAACTGGAAGGACGTAATACTTTATGCATCAGTTTACGAAGCTCTCCCTCCGTAAGTCCAAATTGTAATGTTATGGCCTCAAACGGCGTACGGTCTTCCCAGGCCATTTCTATGATCCTGTCCAGATCCCGGTCATTGAAAGTATTCAGCCTCTTTTTCACGATGCAATCTTTTTTATCATGCCGTTAAATATGAAATAATGAAATGGAAGTACAAAGTACCAGTATAGTCTGCCCAAAAGGCCCAGAGGGCGGAAAGTTGCGGTTTGTTTAACAATGCCATCAGCGATGGTAAATTCCAGCCATGCCTCACCGGGCAATCGCATTTCAGCATATAGGAGAAGTCGCATCTCTTCACGGTCAGCATACAAAACCCTCCAAAAATCAAGTGACTCTCCCGTAGAAATGTGAGAGGCATTCCTGCGCCCACGTTTAAGACCGACACCTCCAAAGAGTTTGTCAAGAAAGCCTCGAAAACTCCAGAGCCAGTCTGCGTAATACCAACCTGCTGTGCCTCCTATTGCGAAAATTCTATTTGCGGCCTGTTGCGGATCTGTGGCTTTCATGGTTTTGACATCTTTAAAAACCCCAAATTCAGGTACCTGAACTGTGGAATAAAGGCGCGCCTGACGTTCTGAACCGAGTGCGTCTTTCCAGGTAGAGAGCACCATGTCCTGTTCAATCTTTCCAAATGCCAGAGCTATAGCCTCGCGATAGGATATAAGTTGGATCTTCAATAACCCGGCAAGGTTGTTAGGAACTGCAACAACATCCACTTTCATACTATCCACCAGGTTTTTTGCCAGTGGATATGAAGTGGAAGTGACAAAATAAAGCCAATAGGAGGAGAGCTTCGGTGTCATTACAGGCACGGTAATAATCCGACGCTGTAATCCACGCTCGGAAGCAAAGTACATCAACATCTGTTTGTAGGTCAGTATGTCAGGACCGTAAATATCATAATGTCTGTCAAAGGTCTGTTTTTGAAGCAACACTCCGGCAAGAAATTCAACAACATTCCGTATGGCGATAGGCTGGCATCTGGTATGTAGCCACTTTGGAGCTACCATTACAGGCAGTTTTTCCACCAGATCACGTATTATCTCAAAGGAGGCGCTGCCGGAACCTACAATAATACCTGCCCGCAAAGAAGTAAGCGGA
This portion of the Flavobacterium lindanitolerans genome encodes:
- a CDS encoding TolC family protein, producing the protein MMKRVFIILLILISYHIKAQSFKEKELSFSEYIGYVKKYHPLVRQSGLMLSKSEAELLTARGGFDPKIEVDYDQKDFKDKNYYSLLKSTFKIPTWYGIEIKAAFDNSEGLYVNPQNTTPNNGLTSIGISIPLGQGLFINKRMADVRMAKVQLQLSAAEQKMETTDVIYEASLAYFNWKRAFDEAELYKTYLEYAQKRYDGILRLIETGDKPAIDSVEAGILVKTRELSLKDAQLKLTKSRLELSNFLWIDNVPVELEENITPEENVRNSVDTSLNTNLQLNPSAALDSHPKIQSLQSKLSMLEIERRYKANMLLPEMNVSYNYLSEPAYFTDYRFQDYKIGLNFSFPLFLRKERGSLQLAKLKIQDGQLDLELERVALKNKILTYSAEIESLNQQQLTAAELVKDYTVMLSSEEKLFSFGESSLFLINSRENNVVSSRLAEINTENRLLASIANLYKVLSIP
- a CDS encoding HlyD family secretion protein — translated: MLNISNNKKVRIESMQHLSTIKQLSDRPHYKILKRIIIGLCLLGIVLLFLPWTQNVSGNGAVTTLKPNQRPQTIHTAIAGRIEKWYVQEGDFVEKGDTILYISEIKEDYFDPNLVKNTKQQVDAKKSALQSYDGKVKSLESQMSALSKEQNLKIQQATNKIRQAVLKVKSDSIDLEAVKTQLKIANTQFDRSVQLNKDGLKPLTDVEEKRLKLQDAQAKIITQENKLLTARNELINAKVEIGRITAEYNEKIAKSSSDKFTALSSQYDTEAQVSKLENQYVNYSIRNGMYYIKAPQSGFVNRALQSGIGETIKEGMPVVSIMPASYEIAVETYVKPIDLPLLKKGDRVRVWFDGWPTIVFSGWPGMSYGTFGGRIVAIENFISPNGKYRVLIAPDKNEAPWPKQLSIGAGVQTITLLDTVPIWFEIWRTLNGFPPNYYQHSQNQNSKEK
- a CDS encoding peptidase domain-containing ABC transporter, whose translation is MTPAKRFFSLLRLDSKDVSQIFFYALFAGFISLSLPLGIQAIINFIQSGRVSVSWIVLVIFVIAGVALVGILSLMQLRITENLQQKIFVRSSFEFAYRLPKIRFGETHTNVYPPEIANRFFDTMSIQKGVSKLLIDFSSALLQIGFGIILLSLYHPFFILFGILLIILLYLIFKFSYRPGLETSLSESKYKYKAADWLQEIARNTSSFRTILNFNFALDKNNTLVEGYLKYREQHFNIIRRQFIQLIIFKIIITAGLLLIGGFLVINQQMNIGQFVAAEIVILLVINSVEKIIIGLESFYDVLTSVEKIGQVSDMDLDDEKYSDVLPEGAEMTIAAENVRFHYPDAKKDALKNVNLQILPGEKILLQGNNGAGKTTLIRILSGLLQPTSGVLSINDDSLLKIDPASYRARIGYIIQGETPFEGTIRENITFNNPSITMEDLRWALDAVQLTDFVKSLPDGLDTKIFPEGRHLSSSNAQKILLARSIVHRPSILFYEDPTDRMDNEATKAIIKFIFSDKNPWTVVVSSASLHWEEGATRRITMENGKIINDQYFTPC
- a CDS encoding TetR/AcrR family transcriptional regulator yields the protein MKSLLAHLKIQVNPKIYLKDPQTSELGRKIVQESIKLIDEVGFDNFTFKKLGERIGSNESSLYRYFENKHKLLVYLSSWYWSWMEYRIVFATANISDPSEKLRQAITLVTEQIKDDASTDYIDESVLNRIIIAEFTKTFLTKEVDEENKEGFFLIYKQVINRIVAMIIDLNPDFPYPKSFASSIVEGSLHQHFIKDHFKTITDCNEKVSPTDFYLYLITSLNK
- a CDS encoding DUF2256 domain-containing protein, encoding MKRVAKSNLPTKTCIHCGLSFSWRKKWKKDWDNVRYCSERCRKRKR
- a CDS encoding TIGR03643 family protein, whose protein sequence is MKKRLNTFNDRDLDRIIEMAWEDRTPFEAITLQFGLTEGELRKLMHKVLRPSSYRNWRSRIEQCKTKHASRRFQGITRFKCSRQRIITNNKISKR
- a CDS encoding SDR family oxidoreductase; amino-acid sequence: MKILLTGATGYIAQRLLPVLMAQGHEVICLVRNSRRFDTGKFTGIIPPKILEADLLIPESLTSGIPKDIDAAYYLVHSMSASGEFTSLEEQAARNFTEAIGKTKAQQVIYLSGIINDSKLSPHLASRKNVEDILASGHVPLTSLRAGIIVGSGSASFEIIRDLVEKLPVMVAPKWLHTRCQPIAIRNVVEFLAGVLLQKQTFDRHYDIYGPDILTYKQMLMYFASERGLQRRIITVPVMTPKLSSYWLYFVTSTSYPLAKNLVDSMKVDVVAVPNNLAGLLKIQLISYREAIALAFGKIEQDMVLSTWKDALGSERQARLYSTVQVPEFGVFKDVKTMKATDPQQAANRIFAIGGTAGWYYADWLWSFRGFLDKLFGGVGLKRGRRNASHISTGESLDFWRVLYADREEMRLLLYAEMRLPGEAWLEFTIADGIVKQTATFRPLGLLGRLYWYFVLPFHYFIFNGMIKKIAS